In Ignavibacteria bacterium, the sequence CGAACGCGCTAGCAAATCCTTCAATGCTATTGCTATCTGCTTCCAATACTCCCTCCATTTGTGTGAAGATGCCAATATCGCCGGTAAAAGTATTCTGTTGCGTTGGAGAACGTCGTTCACGAGTTTTTTCTGTAACAGCGCGAACGGTGTTCATACTCATTGATGCATGTCTGCAAATCACATCGGGGAAATATAATCCGTTGTTTCCGCTTTCGATATTATTGGAATTAATGTTGACTGTTCCGCTGCCGACATCTTCGCTTGTGTAGATAATATCAACAAAAATTCCATTTGCAACATTCCGTATAAAATTTTGCTCAATCGCTACGGAAGGAACTTCTTCGAGCGACCCGCCGTAAATACCAACATCCGCTCCATATTGATTGGTGATGGAATTATGAGAAATATCTACTTCGCTTTCATACACACTCAATGCGCTAATTCCTGCTTCGCCAATAAGAAAAGTAATCGTGTTATTACGTATGGCAAAGAGAGAACTCGCGGCAGAGTTTTTTTGTGTACGTTTTTGCAAGTGTTTTTTTCTGCTTTTGAAATGTTGTAGGCGTTCATTACGCGTTGGTAATTTTTTTGAAAAAGAATTCGCAATATTCGTTTTCAATTGTTCCAATCGCTGTTTGCCGTTCGATGATTTTTTATGAAACATATTTTTTGAAACAAACGAAGAGCCGTCAATTTCTTCCATCGCGATTCCGGAAACTTGATAATTGGAAATCGTATTGCTGTCAATAACGCAGAAGGGACTGTACACGCTTCCGACAATTCCCGCATCTGCCGCATCATTCCCTATGAGTGTATTTCC encodes:
- a CDS encoding right-handed parallel beta-helix repeat-containing protein codes for the protein MLLLFRTPLFYRKNIFHLFLQTRRTNTDFFVCVCPTFTAMFFFNFKTVNLQRKFSLDASSVNVLKTVGVNGDFATIRQAFDSVNAGAFSNVLVLSLLDSQYNEPPLFLSPSETAPTSVILKPAGVFIPTITINQSTPADTIGIFFENIRQIILLNLHLETQNALWNSALCVSEGVSVVRLDTISLNGGTAITGIEAEITEDNSALIFRACKIYNVKSGISVRGWPAFTLLHSEINHNEGAGIFLEMGFGRVRIIGNTLIGNDAADAGIVGSVYSPFCVIDSNTISNYQVSGIAMEEIDGSSFVSKNMFHKKSSNGKQRLEQLKTNIANSFSKKLPTRNERLQHFKSRKKHLQKRTQKNSAASSLFAIRNNTITFLIGEAGISALSVYESEVDISHNSITNQYGADVGIYGGSLEEVPSVAIEQNFIRNVANGIFVDIIYTSEDVGSGTVNINSNNIESGNNGLYFPDVICRHASMSMNTVRAVTEKTRERRSPTQQNTFTGDIGIFTQMEGVLEADSNSIEGFASAF